A genomic region of Mesorhizobium sp. NZP2077 contains the following coding sequences:
- a CDS encoding ABC transporter permease, with translation MSVTEQSERGGINFARLLMSFGPLLFLAALIVVFTVLKPSFMDPINLFNITRQISITGLIALGMTFVILTAGIDLSVGSLLAFCGMVAAVVAKGGTANTLSLSTSGTQGYGWFAALLAAVVVGAAAGGVQGLAITRLKVPPFVVTLGGLTVFRGLTLTISNGGPISGFDASMRWFGTGLIGPVPVPAIIFAIAAILCHIVLRYTRYGRAVYAVGGNAEAARLSGLRVDRILVSVYVIVGFFAGLAAFVLSARLNSSEAVAGIGYELTVISAVVIGGTSLFGGIGSVGGTVVGAALIGVLQNGLQFNNVSSYTQSIVIGLILILAVAFDRWLKSRVRR, from the coding sequence ATGAGCGTGACGGAACAGAGCGAGCGCGGTGGCATCAATTTCGCCCGGCTGTTGATGAGCTTCGGGCCGCTGCTGTTCCTGGCAGCGCTGATCGTCGTCTTCACCGTGCTGAAGCCGAGCTTCATGGATCCGATCAATTTGTTCAACATCACGCGCCAGATCTCGATCACCGGGCTGATCGCGCTCGGCATGACCTTCGTCATCCTCACCGCAGGCATCGATCTGTCGGTCGGCTCGCTGCTCGCCTTCTGCGGCATGGTCGCCGCCGTCGTCGCCAAGGGCGGCACCGCGAACACACTGTCGCTGTCGACCTCAGGCACGCAGGGCTATGGCTGGTTTGCCGCGCTGCTTGCCGCGGTCGTGGTGGGGGCTGCCGCAGGCGGCGTGCAGGGGCTCGCCATCACCCGGCTGAAAGTGCCGCCCTTTGTCGTCACGCTGGGCGGGCTGACGGTGTTTCGCGGGCTGACGCTGACCATCTCCAATGGCGGCCCGATTTCGGGCTTCGACGCCTCGATGCGCTGGTTCGGAACCGGCCTGATCGGCCCGGTGCCGGTGCCGGCGATCATCTTCGCCATTGCCGCGATCCTGTGCCACATCGTGCTGCGCTACACGCGCTATGGCCGCGCCGTCTATGCCGTCGGCGGCAATGCCGAGGCGGCACGGCTGTCGGGCCTGCGCGTCGACCGTATCCTGGTCTCGGTCTATGTCATCGTCGGCTTCTTCGCCGGGCTGGCCGCCTTCGTGCTGTCGGCCAGGCTGAATTCTTCGGAAGCGGTCGCCGGTATCGGCTACGAGCTGACGGTTATTTCGGCCGTCGTCATCGGCGGCACCTCGCTGTTCGGCGGCATCGGCTCGGTCGGCGGCACGGTGGTGGGCGCGGCGCTGATCGGCGTGCTGCAGAACGGGCTGCAGTTCAACAACGTCTCGTCCTACACGCAGAGCATCGTCATCGGGCTGATCCTGATCCTGGCGGTGGCGTTCGATCGGTGGCTGAAGTCGAGGGTGAGGCGGTAG
- a CDS encoding sugar ABC transporter ATP-binding protein, which produces MPAEAALLAVEGVTKHFSGVTALSDVSLDIRPGEILGLLGENGAGKSTLLKILSGVMPPSSGRITFDGADYAPASPQDAKRLGIVTIYQELSLIPTLTVAENIFIGRAPTGPLGLVSWRRMEASSREIIARVGLSIDPMTPVSALSVAEQQLVEIARALSLKSRLIIMDEPTSALTETEVQRLLSIMDRLRQDKVAIMFVTHRLEEASAICDRMTVLRDGRLAGHLDRRGGPIQLPRIIEKMVGRAASELYARPAQRAVAGDVVLSVRGLRTVRDPEAPHAIVLDGVDIDLKAGEILGVAGLVGSGRTELARAIFGADRIAAGTITLDGRPIAPASPADAIALGIGLVPEDRKHQAIFAALGILPNFSVASLGRFSNGFGFMAERRERDALSGFRKMLSIRMASPEQAIEGLSGGNQQKVILARWLARDPKVMIVDEPTRGVDVGAKAEVHQILVQLAARGIAVMMISSELPEVLAVSDRIVTMRRGRITGEMPGVEANEERLMELMALDRKPQDEGQPQDEGRAR; this is translated from the coding sequence TTGCCAGCTGAAGCCGCTCTGCTCGCCGTCGAGGGCGTCACCAAGCATTTTTCAGGCGTCACCGCGCTCAGCGACGTCTCGCTCGACATCCGCCCCGGCGAAATTCTCGGCCTGCTCGGCGAAAACGGCGCCGGCAAGTCGACGCTCTTGAAAATCCTGTCGGGCGTCATGCCGCCGTCCAGCGGGCGTATCACTTTCGATGGCGCCGACTATGCGCCGGCGAGCCCGCAGGATGCCAAGCGGCTCGGCATCGTCACCATCTACCAGGAACTCAGCCTGATCCCGACGTTGACGGTGGCGGAGAACATTTTTATCGGCCGCGCGCCGACCGGGCCGCTTGGTCTGGTGAGCTGGCGGCGAATGGAGGCGTCGTCGCGAGAAATCATCGCCCGCGTCGGTCTTTCCATCGACCCGATGACGCCGGTGTCGGCGCTGTCGGTGGCCGAGCAACAGCTGGTCGAGATCGCCCGCGCGCTGTCGCTGAAGAGCCGGCTGATCATCATGGACGAGCCGACCTCGGCGCTGACCGAGACCGAGGTGCAGCGGCTGTTGTCGATCATGGACCGGCTGCGCCAGGACAAGGTCGCCATCATGTTCGTCACCCACCGGCTGGAGGAGGCCTCCGCCATCTGCGACCGCATGACCGTGCTGCGCGACGGCCGGCTGGCCGGCCATCTCGACCGCCGGGGCGGGCCGATCCAGTTGCCGCGGATCATCGAGAAGATGGTTGGCCGCGCCGCCTCGGAACTTTACGCGCGGCCGGCGCAGCGCGCGGTTGCCGGCGATGTCGTGCTGTCGGTGCGCGGGTTGCGCACCGTGCGCGATCCGGAGGCGCCGCATGCCATCGTGCTCGACGGCGTCGACATCGACCTCAAGGCCGGTGAGATCCTCGGCGTTGCCGGCCTTGTCGGCTCCGGCCGCACGGAGCTGGCGCGCGCCATCTTCGGCGCCGACCGCATCGCTGCGGGCACCATCACGCTCGACGGCAGGCCCATCGCGCCGGCCTCGCCGGCCGATGCGATCGCGCTCGGCATCGGCCTGGTGCCGGAGGACCGCAAGCACCAGGCGATCTTTGCCGCGCTCGGCATCCTGCCGAATTTCTCCGTCGCCTCGCTTGGTCGCTTCAGCAACGGTTTCGGCTTCATGGCCGAGCGGCGCGAGCGCGATGCGCTGTCAGGATTCCGCAAGATGCTGTCGATCCGCATGGCTTCCCCCGAGCAGGCGATCGAGGGCCTGTCGGGCGGCAACCAGCAGAAGGTGATCTTGGCGCGCTGGCTGGCGCGCGATCCCAAGGTGATGATCGTCGACGAGCCGACGCGCGGCGTCGATGTCGGCGCCAAGGCTGAGGTTCATCAGATCCTGGTGCAGCTTGCGGCGCGCGGCATTGCGGTGATGATGATCTCGTCCGAACTGCCCGAAGTGCTGGCGGTGTCGGACCGCATTGTCACCATGCGCCGGGGCCGCATTACCGGCGAGATGCCGGGCGTCGAGGCGAACGAGGAAAGATTGATGGAACTGATGGCGCTCGACAGGAAGCCACAGGACGAGGGGCAGCCACAGGACGAAGGGCGGGCACGATGA
- a CDS encoding GcrA family cell cycle regulator: MASYSDAELQEIARWLKDGLSASRIAAAFSALRGSPVSRNAIIGVVHRNAMLGAIGFAHGRGMPPVARQAAGERAMRKPSAAKQAKDKANGKAAAENRAGVHAADSTVLRKNKVRPRHDSSPAWLPPRLFVREVGVLIADGEAYRFKVPAPPRGPIGRQPHGVAMRFIDCLFSRCRAPLDLTVGEDAENDAPGGRPGADMLCCGMRTRALKSYCSYHQARFQRRVLE, translated from the coding sequence ATGGCAAGCTACAGCGATGCCGAATTGCAAGAGATCGCCCGCTGGCTGAAGGACGGGCTTTCGGCCTCGAGGATCGCCGCGGCGTTCAGCGCGCTGCGCGGCAGTCCGGTGTCACGCAACGCCATTATCGGCGTCGTCCACCGCAACGCCATGCTGGGCGCGATCGGCTTTGCCCATGGCCGCGGGATGCCGCCGGTCGCCAGGCAAGCCGCCGGGGAGCGGGCAATGCGCAAGCCCTCGGCCGCAAAGCAGGCAAAGGACAAGGCCAACGGCAAGGCGGCTGCGGAAAACCGCGCCGGCGTCCATGCCGCCGACAGCACCGTCCTGCGCAAGAACAAGGTCCGGCCCAGACACGATTCTTCGCCGGCCTGGCTGCCGCCGCGCCTGTTCGTGCGCGAGGTGGGGGTGCTGATCGCCGATGGCGAAGCCTATCGTTTCAAGGTGCCGGCGCCGCCGCGCGGACCGATCGGCCGCCAACCGCATGGCGTGGCGATGCGCTTCATCGACTGCCTGTTTTCCCGCTGCCGCGCGCCGCTCGACCTGACGGTGGGAGAGGATGCCGAGAACGACGCGCCAGGCGGCCGGCCCGGCGCCGACATGCTGTGCTGCGGCATGCGCACAAGGGCGCTGAAAAGCTACTGCAGCTACCACCAGGCGCGGTTTCAGAGGCGAGTTTTGGAGTGA
- a CDS encoding substrate-binding domain-containing protein yields the protein MNRREFLMTSVAAGAMMLAAPSAFAEDKLTILGSVPNLGFPFFVHMLNEIKAEAAAQGVNLTESDGQNSATKQTADIEAALVQKVNAIVISPLDVNALAPAIEEAVKAGVPVVTIDRRVDGVQGILAHVGADNVKGGEAEAQAMVVAFPNGAKLFHLQGQPGAGPAIDRNKGVHNVLDPLKDKYQIIFEQTANFARAEALSVTEAGLAANGKPDAIICANDDMALGALEACAARNFTDVKIYGFDALPEALVAVRDGKLAGTVEQFPGQQSRTAVQIAVAYAKNKTEPKEKLVLLTPIVIGKDNLDKAERLSETK from the coding sequence ATGAACAGACGCGAATTCCTGATGACGTCCGTGGCGGCGGGCGCGATGATGCTGGCAGCACCTTCGGCGTTCGCCGAGGACAAGCTCACCATACTGGGCTCGGTGCCCAATCTCGGCTTTCCGTTCTTCGTGCACATGCTGAACGAGATCAAGGCGGAAGCCGCAGCCCAGGGCGTCAATTTGACCGAGAGCGACGGCCAGAACTCGGCCACCAAGCAGACCGCTGATATCGAGGCGGCGCTGGTGCAGAAGGTCAACGCCATCGTCATTTCGCCGCTCGACGTCAACGCTCTGGCGCCAGCCATCGAGGAAGCCGTCAAGGCCGGCGTACCCGTGGTGACGATCGACCGCCGCGTCGACGGTGTCCAGGGCATCCTGGCCCATGTCGGTGCCGACAATGTCAAGGGCGGCGAGGCCGAGGCGCAGGCCATGGTGGTGGCGTTCCCCAACGGTGCCAAGCTGTTCCATCTGCAGGGCCAGCCGGGCGCGGGACCTGCGATCGACCGCAACAAGGGCGTGCACAATGTGCTCGATCCCCTGAAGGACAAGTACCAGATCATCTTCGAGCAGACCGCCAATTTCGCCCGCGCCGAGGCGCTGTCGGTGACGGAAGCCGGCCTTGCCGCCAACGGCAAGCCGGACGCCATCATCTGTGCCAATGACGACATGGCGCTCGGCGCGCTCGAAGCGTGCGCGGCGCGCAACTTCACCGACGTCAAGATCTACGGTTTTGACGCACTTCCCGAGGCGCTGGTTGCGGTTCGCGACGGCAAGCTCGCCGGCACGGTCGAACAGTTCCCCGGCCAGCAGTCGCGCACCGCCGTGCAGATCGCGGTCGCCTACGCCAAGAACAAGACCGAACCGAAGGAAAAGCTGGTGCTGTTGACGCCGATCGTCATCGGCAAGGACAATCTCGACAAGGCGGAGAGGCTGAGCGAGACGAAGTAG
- a CDS encoding DUF982 domain-containing protein has product MTAFMPITLRFCDNKTMLVGSVADAETALRQQWPDKTAPSYLDAARLVRLAIEGTCRPSTAFEAFSKAARQQGIFVARPRSRAHEWLDAAANP; this is encoded by the coding sequence ATGACGGCTTTCATGCCGATTACGCTGCGCTTTTGCGACAACAAGACCATGCTGGTCGGCTCGGTGGCCGATGCTGAGACGGCGCTGCGCCAGCAATGGCCCGACAAGACCGCGCCCAGCTATCTCGATGCCGCAAGGCTGGTCAGGCTCGCCATCGAGGGCACTTGCCGCCCGAGCACCGCGTTCGAGGCCTTCAGCAAGGCCGCCAGGCAGCAGGGCATATTTGTGGCCAGGCCGAGAAGCCGCGCGCATGAATGGCTCGATGCCGCCGCCAACCCGTGA
- a CDS encoding dienelactone hydrolase family protein, protein MANMILFHSVLGLRDNERHLAERLRAAGHAVTLPDLYRGAVTDDLDEGFAIKARIGWDAICLEARDALDPMPGDTVLAGISMGAGVVAEVWASRPLAAGVLLFHGLATVPGNTRPGLPVQLHVADTDPFFPDADVRAWQESAETARADVQVYRYPDSGHYFSDPALPDYNETSAAQLWSRSLAFLM, encoded by the coding sequence ATGGCCAATATGATCCTGTTTCACTCTGTTCTCGGCCTGCGCGACAATGAGCGACATCTTGCTGAACGGCTTCGCGCTGCGGGCCACGCCGTCACGTTGCCGGACCTTTATCGGGGTGCGGTAACCGACGATCTCGACGAAGGGTTCGCAATCAAGGCGCGGATAGGCTGGGATGCCATCTGCCTCGAGGCGCGAGACGCTCTGGATCCGATGCCCGGCGATACGGTGCTGGCAGGCATCTCGATGGGCGCCGGCGTGGTGGCCGAAGTCTGGGCGTCACGTCCGCTAGCCGCAGGGGTGCTGCTGTTTCACGGACTGGCGACCGTGCCTGGGAATACACGGCCCGGCCTGCCGGTCCAACTGCACGTCGCGGACACCGATCCATTCTTCCCCGACGCGGATGTCCGCGCCTGGCAGGAAAGCGCGGAGACTGCGCGAGCTGATGTGCAAGTCTACCGCTATCCAGACTCGGGACATTATTTTTCGGATCCGGCGCTGCCGGACTACAATGAGACGTCCGCCGCGCAGCTCTGGAGCCGTTCTCTGGCATTCCTGATGTAG
- a CDS encoding type II toxin-antitoxin system RelE/ParE family toxin codes for MLTYLVPQAGERTARAYVDRLIDYCSDFNTSPERGTRHDDVKQGLRTVGYRRRATIAFTIKDKTVTIIRIFHGGRDVILSVDDDF; via the coding sequence TTGCTGACCTATCTGGTTCCACAGGCTGGCGAACGGACTGCGCGAGCCTATGTCGATCGCCTCATCGATTACTGTTCGGACTTTAATACGTCTCCCGAGCGCGGGACTCGCCATGATGATGTTAAGCAAGGCCTCCGCACCGTGGGCTATCGCAGGCGGGCGACGATCGCATTCACCATCAAAGACAAGACAGTGACGATCATCCGAATCTTTCACGGCGGACGAGACGTCATCCTCTCCGTTGACGATGACTTCTGA
- a CDS encoding DUF1376 domain-containing protein: protein MQLYVSDFVGDTLQLSTEQIGAYMLMLMAMWNAGGRLPDDDAKLARVARLSLKKWRAISVDLLIFFEREGGEIGHKRLTKELHKAQVKSEARAAAGARGGVATALKTKAHAGANAGTLPRHSPDSRNQSEKASAFSPADETKMARVFSGKKPPGWQRPKTHSDAANAIIEEIRSHDRSRTAAGDEGAGRDVLMLPAIRPD, encoded by the coding sequence ATGCAGCTCTACGTCTCCGATTTCGTCGGCGACACGTTGCAGCTCTCGACCGAACAGATCGGCGCCTACATGCTCATGCTGATGGCGATGTGGAACGCCGGCGGCCGGCTGCCCGACGACGATGCCAAGCTGGCGCGGGTGGCGCGGCTTTCGCTCAAGAAATGGCGCGCCATCAGCGTCGATCTGTTGATCTTCTTCGAGCGCGAGGGCGGCGAGATCGGCCACAAGAGGCTGACCAAAGAGCTGCACAAGGCGCAGGTCAAAAGCGAGGCGAGGGCCGCCGCCGGGGCGCGCGGCGGCGTGGCTACTGCGTTGAAAACAAAGGCGCATGCGGGGGCAAATGCCGGCACTTTGCCGCGGCATTCTCCAGACTCCAGAAACCAGAGTGAAAAAGCTTCCGCTTTTTCCCCTGCGGATGAAACCAAAATGGCTCGCGTCTTTTCGGGGAAAAAACCGCCTGGCTGGCAGCGGCCGAAAACCCATTCCGACGCCGCCAACGCCATCATCGAGGAGATCCGCAGCCATGACCGCAGCCGAACTGCAGCAGGCGACGAAGGCGCTGGCCGCGATGTTCTCATGCTTCCCGCAATCCGTCCTGACTGA
- a CDS encoding type II toxin-antitoxin system ParD family antitoxin, with the protein MRSTQPLTITLPLEMAQMVKDKVSSGEYATESEVIRDGLRTLAARDAAVDRWLREEVAPTMDALQKDPSLVSPLEEVRKRLHNRIDALAGKRSRQA; encoded by the coding sequence ATGCGCAGCACCCAGCCACTGACCATCACCTTGCCGCTTGAGATGGCGCAGATGGTAAAGGACAAGGTTTCATCCGGCGAGTACGCGACGGAGAGCGAAGTCATCCGCGATGGCTTGAGAACTCTTGCCGCACGCGACGCAGCGGTCGATCGCTGGCTGCGGGAAGAGGTGGCGCCAACAATGGATGCGCTGCAGAAGGATCCTTCGCTTGTCTCGCCACTCGAGGAAGTGCGCAAGCGACTTCACAACCGTATTGACGCACTGGCGGGCAAGCGTTCACGCCAAGCATGA
- a CDS encoding RibD family protein has protein sequence MKPRIICHMLASLDGSLHPSRYTTSPDGTRAEWSGLYEQIHEDLEGDAWIVGRVTMAEMTKAGAHPPTNTGKVDRPHHFAQRDAGSFAVALDASGKLHFAKPDVGGDHVVVLLGHGVSDSHLAELAADGVSYIVSETADIDLAAMLDVLAHELGISRLLLEGGAGINGSFFAAGLVDELSLLVAPALDARAANQGFVEFGESGLAGKMQLSLTSCETLAHGLVHLRYAVSPG, from the coding sequence ATGAAGCCGCGCATCATCTGCCATATGCTCGCATCGCTTGATGGCAGCCTGCATCCGAGCCGCTACACCACGAGCCCGGACGGGACCCGGGCCGAGTGGTCAGGCCTCTATGAACAGATTCACGAAGATCTCGAAGGTGACGCGTGGATCGTCGGTCGTGTCACCATGGCCGAGATGACCAAGGCCGGCGCGCACCCGCCGACCAATACCGGCAAGGTCGACCGGCCGCACCATTTCGCCCAACGCGATGCGGGCAGCTTTGCCGTGGCGCTCGACGCCTCTGGCAAGCTGCATTTTGCCAAGCCCGATGTCGGCGGCGACCATGTCGTGGTGCTGCTTGGGCACGGCGTCTCCGACAGCCATCTGGCCGAGCTCGCCGCCGACGGCGTGTCCTATATCGTCTCGGAAACGGCCGATATCGACCTCGCCGCCATGCTCGATGTGCTCGCGCATGAACTCGGCATAAGCCGGCTGCTGCTCGAGGGCGGCGCCGGCATTAACGGCTCGTTCTTCGCGGCCGGGCTTGTCGACGAACTCAGCCTGCTCGTCGCGCCAGCGCTCGATGCGCGGGCGGCAAATCAGGGTTTCGTCGAGTTCGGCGAAAGCGGCCTCGCCGGCAAGATGCAGTTGTCGCTGACAAGCTGCGAAACCCTAGCGCATGGGCTTGTTCATTTGCGCTACGCCGTCAGCCCCGGCTGA
- a CDS encoding DUF982 domain-containing protein yields MKTGVPLKVSMDGYVEEIDSVSDAADFLQRWPIERRGHVYRSALNACSAAIAAQISESDAIKVFTGFARVAGVLVAEGGPAMKLEARSVQSRMPKQGRQMPK; encoded by the coding sequence ATGAAAACCGGAGTGCCGCTCAAAGTCAGCATGGACGGGTACGTCGAGGAGATCGACAGCGTCAGCGACGCCGCCGATTTCCTGCAGCGCTGGCCGATCGAGCGGCGCGGCCACGTCTACCGCAGCGCGCTCAACGCCTGCAGTGCCGCGATCGCCGCGCAGATATCGGAATCCGACGCCATCAAAGTGTTTACCGGCTTTGCCCGCGTCGCCGGGGTCTTGGTTGCCGAGGGTGGTCCGGCTATGAAGCTGGAGGCACGCAGCGTGCAGAGCCGCATGCCCAAGCAGGGTCGGCAGATGCCGAAATAG
- a CDS encoding flagellar basal body-associated protein FliL → MKRFVLVALWIMALALSAHAAGDSTTGLANATVLIVRHGAKPDSGPGLSPEGEARAKAYVAYFQPFMLDGVAFRPDMLVASADSKSSARERLTLTPLSRALKLPIDQRFADHEVQNLVAALSTESHGKSILIAWHHGQLGKLIKAFGADPKTLLPNGKWPDDVFNWVVVLRFDHTGQLVPDSARVIEEKLAG, encoded by the coding sequence ATGAAACGCTTTGTTCTCGTAGCCCTGTGGATCATGGCGCTTGCCTTGTCCGCCCATGCCGCCGGCGACAGCACGACAGGGCTTGCCAACGCTACGGTGCTGATCGTGCGCCATGGCGCAAAGCCCGACAGTGGTCCCGGTCTGTCGCCCGAAGGCGAAGCTCGCGCGAAAGCCTATGTCGCCTATTTCCAGCCCTTCATGCTCGACGGCGTAGCCTTCCGGCCCGATATGCTGGTGGCCAGCGCCGATTCCAAGAGCAGCGCGCGCGAACGGCTGACGCTGACGCCGCTCAGCCGGGCGCTGAAACTGCCGATCGACCAGCGCTTCGCCGACCACGAAGTCCAGAACCTCGTCGCCGCGCTGTCGACTGAAAGCCACGGCAAGTCGATCCTGATCGCCTGGCATCACGGCCAGCTGGGAAAACTCATCAAGGCCTTCGGCGCCGACCCCAAGACGCTGCTGCCGAACGGCAAATGGCCTGACGATGTCTTCAACTGGGTGGTGGTGCTGCGCTTCGACCATACCGGGCAGCTGGTGCCGGATTCGGCGCGGGTGATTGAGGAGAAGCTGGCGGGGTGA
- a CDS encoding helix-turn-helix transcriptional regulator, with protein MGAMAKTELSIKVGAAIRQARKQRGLVMRHIAEHNDTDVAAVGNWETGRNLPKTENLLKTAAFLRVDPVALGQGQVVFLDDAGPVADAEIVTDAGPLPAGSMDIEVLGAAVGGDDGDFTFNGEPAGYVQRPPGVRNLPKVFALHVLSDSMVPRYEPGDLIYCGGRDAVPGDHVVIETFPEENERNGKAFIKKLVKRTAGELVVEQYNPPKTITFNRYAIKHVWRVIPLKELLGY; from the coding sequence ATGGGCGCCATGGCAAAAACGGAACTGTCGATCAAGGTCGGGGCGGCGATCCGCCAGGCGCGCAAGCAGCGCGGCCTGGTCATGCGCCACATTGCCGAGCACAACGACACCGATGTCGCAGCCGTCGGCAATTGGGAAACCGGCCGCAACCTGCCCAAGACCGAGAACCTGTTGAAGACCGCCGCCTTCCTGCGCGTCGACCCGGTCGCGCTCGGCCAGGGGCAGGTCGTCTTCCTCGACGATGCCGGCCCGGTGGCCGACGCCGAGATCGTCACCGATGCCGGCCCGCTTCCCGCCGGATCAATGGATATCGAGGTGCTGGGCGCCGCGGTCGGCGGCGATGACGGCGACTTCACCTTCAACGGCGAGCCGGCCGGCTACGTCCAGCGCCCGCCGGGCGTGCGCAACCTGCCAAAGGTGTTCGCGCTGCATGTGCTGAGCGACTCCATGGTGCCGCGCTACGAACCCGGCGACCTCATCTATTGCGGCGGCCGCGACGCGGTGCCCGGCGACCATGTGGTGATCGAGACCTTTCCGGAAGAAAACGAGCGCAACGGCAAGGCCTTCATCAAGAAACTGGTCAAGCGCACGGCGGGCGAGCTGGTGGTCGAGCAGTACAATCCGCCGAAGACGATCACCTTCAACCGCTACGCGATCAAGCATGTCTGGCGGGTTATACCGCTGAAGGAATTGCTGGGGTATTGA
- a CDS encoding SDR family oxidoreductase, translating to MRIFLTGATGFIGSAIVSELIQAGHQVVGVTRSDAGAEALTAAGAEVHRGTLEEPEGLRDGAAKADAVIHTAFDHDFSRFAENCEKDKRVIAALGGALAGSDRPLVITSGVGMGSPGHGQLAIEDVFNASHANPRIASELAGNALLEAGVNVSVMRLPQVHNPVKQGLITPLIEIAREKGVSAYVGEGRNRFSAGHLLDAARLYRLAVEKAQPGARYHAVGEEGVEVRAIAEALGRGLKLPVVSIAPEKAAGHFGWMAMFAPMDLPASSALTQARLGWHPTGPTLIADLDAMRY from the coding sequence ATGCGTATCTTTCTCACCGGCGCGACCGGTTTCATCGGTTCGGCCATCGTTTCCGAACTCATCCAGGCCGGCCATCAGGTGGTCGGCGTCACCCGCTCCGACGCCGGCGCCGAGGCGCTCACCGCCGCGGGCGCCGAGGTGCATCGCGGGACGCTCGAGGAACCCGAGGGCCTGCGCGACGGTGCGGCGAAGGCGGATGCCGTGATCCACACCGCGTTCGACCATGACTTTTCTCGATTTGCGGAAAACTGCGAAAAGGACAAGCGCGTCATCGCCGCCCTCGGCGGCGCCCTTGCCGGATCCGACCGCCCGCTGGTGATCACCTCCGGCGTCGGCATGGGTAGCCCCGGACATGGCCAGTTGGCGATCGAGGACGTCTTCAACGCCAGCCATGCCAATCCGCGCATTGCCTCCGAACTCGCCGGCAATGCCTTGCTGGAAGCCGGCGTCAACGTCTCGGTGATGCGCCTGCCGCAGGTGCACAATCCGGTCAAGCAGGGGCTCATCACACCGCTGATCGAGATCGCGCGTGAAAAAGGCGTCTCGGCCTATGTCGGCGAAGGCCGCAACCGGTTTTCAGCGGGACATCTCCTCGATGCGGCAAGACTTTACCGGCTCGCCGTGGAGAAGGCGCAGCCGGGCGCGCGCTATCATGCGGTCGGTGAGGAAGGCGTCGAGGTGCGCGCCATCGCCGAGGCGCTCGGTCGCGGCCTGAAATTGCCTGTTGTTTCGATCGCGCCGGAAAAGGCGGCGGGGCATTTCGGCTGGATGGCGATGTTCGCGCCGATGGACCTGCCGGCTTCGAGCGCGCTGACACAGGCAAGGCTCGGCTGGCATCCGACCGGCCCGACGCTGATCGCCGATCTCGACGCCATGCGGTATTGA
- a CDS encoding DUF2306 domain-containing protein: MSLSPLLHASPVIQLHALIAIAALLLGAMQLWRTKGDRLHRALGRVWVALMAAVAGSGLFIWTIRLWGPFSPIHLLSLLVLVMLWRGVRAARGGNIAAHRRIMQGTYIFGLVITGLLTFIPGRAMYAVAFGPQGATQQKLSVFAALVVAAAVVGLYARRSAKAAG; the protein is encoded by the coding sequence ATGTCGCTCAGCCCCTTGCTCCATGCTTCGCCGGTCATCCAGCTCCATGCGCTGATCGCCATCGCCGCGCTGCTGCTCGGCGCCATGCAGCTCTGGCGCACCAAGGGCGACCGGCTGCACCGGGCGCTTGGCCGTGTCTGGGTGGCGCTGATGGCGGCGGTTGCCGGCTCCGGCCTGTTCATTTGGACGATCCGGCTGTGGGGGCCGTTCAGCCCGATCCACCTTCTGTCGCTGTTGGTGCTGGTGATGCTGTGGCGCGGCGTGCGGGCCGCGCGCGGCGGCAACATTGCCGCCCACCGCCGCATCATGCAGGGCACCTACATTTTCGGCCTGGTCATTACCGGGCTTTTGACCTTCATCCCCGGCCGCGCCATGTATGCCGTCGCCTTCGGCCCGCAAGGCGCGACGCAACAGAAGCTGTCGGTGTTTGCCGCTTTGGTCGTGGCGGCGGCAGTCGTAGGCCTTTACGCCAGGCGGAGTGCGAAGGCGGCAGGCTGA